The sequence TCAGCCAGATGGCGCAAGAGAGTTTGCAAAACAAAGCCGTCGCCGTCGCACGGGCCTTATCTTTCTCTCCCACGATCATTAACGGCTTAACCGACCCGGTGGCCGGACAGAAGATTCAGGCTTATACCAGCGAAGTACAGAAAGCCAATGACCTGCTCTTTATTGTCATTACCAATATGGAAGGCATCCGTTATTCACATCCCAATCCTGAAATGATCGGTCAGCATTTTATCGGCAATGATCTGCTGCCGGCATTGCAGGGTAAAGAGAACAGCGCGATAAACCGTGGTGTATTGGCGAGGGCATTACGTATTTTTATTCCTGTCTATGCGCCACAGGGTAAACAAATTGGCGTGGTAGCGATTGGGATTTCTCTGACCAGCATTGATTCGGTGGTCAATGAAACCCGTTGGACAATCCCGTGGACCATCTTATTTGGTGCTCTGATTGGTTCGCTGGGAACTTGGTTTTTAGTTAAAGCGCTGAAGCGAATTATGTTGGGCTTCGAACCCTACGAAATATCGAATTTATTTGAACAGCGTAACGCCATGCTGCAGTCCATTAAGGAGGGCGTCATTGCTGTTGATGCCGACTCTCGCATTACTGTAGTGAACCATGAAGCCAAGCGTCTATTTAAACAAAGTGGGCCAATGGAGAATTTATTACTGAGCAATGCCAGTAAATATTGGCCGGTGCGCTTGTACTTACAGCAGGTTCTGGAAACCGGCATTGCCCGCCGTGATGAAGAGATAAATTTTAATGGCAGCATATTACTGACCAATACCGTCCCGGTGATGGTGAAAGGGAATGTTATCGGCGCCATTGCCACCTTCCGTGATAAAACTGAAGTGAGCCAACTGATGCAACGCCTGACTGGCATGGTGCATTACGCTGATGCTTTACGGGCGCAATCACATGAATTTATGAATAAACTTCATGTGATTCTCGGTCTACTACACATGAAGTATTATCAACAACTCGAAGATTACATCGTTAAAACATCGAATAATTATCAGGCGGAGATCGGCTCTCTGCTGCGCAAAATAAAATCACCCGTAATTGCAGGTTTCCTGTTAGGAAAAATTAATCGTGCTCGGGATCTAGGTATCACATTATCCATCAGCGACGATAGCTTATTGCCGGATACGGATAATGAACAAGTGACCACCACCTTAATCACCGTGTTAGGCAATTTGATTGAGAATGCCATGGAGGCTATTGGAAGTCAGAGTCAACGAGAGATCAATGTCAGTTTTCATTACCAAAATGGCCGGGTGCATTGTGTCGTCAGTGATGATGGGCCGGGCATATCAGCTGAACTGCAAGATCGTATTTTTGATAACGGTTTCTCCACCAAAGGAAATGAACACGGCATAGGTTTAAGTCTGGTACGCCAGAGTTTAGAGAGTATTGGTGGCGATATTGAGTTTGATTCTGAAGCCGGTGTTTTTACACAGTTCTTTATCAGCCTTCCCTACGACATTACCCTTAATAATATGACATCTCATAACAATATGACTTTTAGCAATATCTCTTCAAACAACATCAGCGCGGTAAATCATGATTAATGTATTAATAGTGGATGATGATGCCATGGTGGCTGAACTCAATAAGTGTTATCTGAACCAAGTCGCCGGTTTCAACTGTTGCGGTTCAGTTTCCAGCTTGCAGCAAGCCAGAGAATACTTAATGGCAGCAGAGCAGCCAATTGATCTGGTGCTGTTGGATGTTTTTATGCGTCAGGACAATGGATTGGATTTGTTGCCAGTGTTGCGTGAATTCAGCGTGCAGACAGATGTGATTGTCATTTCATCAGCGACTGATGTGAATACCATTAAAAAAGCGCTGCAATATGGTGTCGTCGATTACTTAATTAAGCCTTTCCAGTTTTCACGTTTTGAAGAGGCACTTTCCACTTACCGTGAAAAAAAGAGCTTGCTGGATCAACGTGAGTATTGTGCGCAAGAGGATGTGGACTCATTACTGCGGCGCAGCAATGTGATACCCGCCGAGCGTAAAAAGTTACCTAAGGGTCTGACATCGCAGACACTGCGTACGGTATGTGAATGGATTCAAGAGATGCAGGACGGGGAGTTTTCTACGGAGCAGATGGCGAATGCCATTGGCATTTCGCGGGTTTCTTGTCGCAAATACCTGATCTATCTTTCAGATACTGAAGTCCTCAGCACCAAGGTTCTTTACGGGGCGACCGGACGGCCCGTTTATCTCTACAAACGCTTACCCAGCCAGCAAGAAGTCTTAAAACAGTATTGCCAATAGCAGAATGCGGAGCCTACTGCCCGACAAATAAGCGGCATCCGATTAGGGATACCGCTTATGCCTTCTTTATCCACGAAGATTTACATAATCCAGCCTAATAGTAGCGTGGCACCAATCACGGTAGATGCTCCACCAATACGGGTTGCTATCTGAGCAAATGGCATCAATGACATCCGGTTAGATGCGGACAGAATCGCCACATCCCCCGTCCCCCCTAATCCACTGTGGCAACTGGTAACGATGGAAGCTTCCACCGGATACATATTTAAATATGGGGCGATAATAAAACTGATTGCGGCCATTGATAGCACCACGGCACCACAGACCACGACATACCCAACAGAGAACACCGCAACAACACTTTCGAGTGGAACATAGAGCATTCCGAGACCAATCATCAGCGGCCACACCAGTGTGGTAGAGACAAATTTGTACCAGCTATGCGCGCCCTGCTCCATTTTCGATGGAATAACCTGCGCATATTTGCACATCACCGCAATCAAGATCATCAATACGGGGCCAGGGATATGAACAATATGCTCAAACAAACCACCGACAATAAAGAAAGCGCAGGTCATCAACAGCCCTCCACCCATTAACTGAAAGTCCGCTTGTTTTGGCCCCTCTTGCGAAGTAAATACGGCATTATCCTTTGCCGAGCGAATTAACATCCCCTCACCATTGAGATCTTTGCGCCGCATACCAATACGCGCCAATACACCCGCACAAATAATCGCAAATATATTCCCGACCACCGCCGCAGGTGCAAGTTGAGCAACATAGATATCTGGAGACTGCCCAAGGATGGCTGAATAAGCCAGTGATAATGGCAATATACCCTCACCAATACCGCCACCGATGATGGGCACAATAATAAAGAAGAATGTGTGGTAAGCGGTAAAACCAAATAATTTACCAACCAGCAAACCCGTAGCCACTGCGGTTATCGTGCCCACTACCAGCGGGATAAACATCCGCGTCATCCCTTGGATAAGCACCACGCGATTCATGCCTAGAATACTCCCGACCACCAGACTGGCTATCACGAAATAGAGTAAATTCGCCTCTTTCATCAGCAAGTGGACGGTGTCCAACGTATTCGTTTGGAAAATACCAAAGTAAACCAGAACCGATGGCACCATTAAACATAAAATGGCGGGTCCACCGATATCTTTCAACACCGGTATATGACGGCCGATGTGTGATAAAACAAAGCCCATTGTCATGATAACAGCCAGCCCGCCAATCATATTTTTTGGTAAGTAGCTGGCATAAGCGGAAATGAACACAATGGCTGAAATAGTCATAAATAATGCCATAGGCATGGTATTTATATTCATCTCATTTATACTTAAAATAAATTTCTTGGCGGCGGATTTATCCGTTATGTCAATTTTATCGGCGGATGCAAGAGCGGTATCCTGATTTATTTTTTTCATTTTATACCTACAGTTGGGTAGCACCTAGGGAGCGGGTTTATCTATGCCGCATCATGGTTAATATCTATCCAGTTAACACCTCTAATAAAAACATCAACCTAACTGGCACTAGAGAGTACATTGTCGATATTACACATCAAACATTGAGTTTAAGTGCAAATATATGCCATCAAACTACCACTCGATTAAAAATAAAAAAATAGCCGGCGTGATTAGGATTTCTGTTTTTGAGAAGATATCATCAAGTTTATTATAATTAACTTAACTTGGCGTTTTGTAATTAAATAATTTGAATGATAAACGATTTATCTGTTATGATTTTCAGTTAATAATAAGATCCTCAGCCTTGACAAAGGTAATCTATCCTCTACCCCTCTAAATCTACTGCTTCAATAAGAAAAACCGCCAAAATGCATCGTTCATCAAGAAATGATATATTTTATTTCCTATTAGTTATCATAGAAATAGAAAATATAGTATGATTAATCATCATCTCCTTCATGGCCATGTACATCCTCATTACAGAGGTACAAATGGTCATATCACACTCAACACATTGTGTTTCTGAGCTCAGATTAGCCGAAATACGTGTGCTTTATAATTAGTACAAGCTCAAGGGTATTACATGAGAACATCTGTACAAAACCTATTGAGAAATTCCATATCATTGTAATGATATAGCAGAATGAGAAATGTCATTAACATTACTAACATCACTACATAAAAAATAAATCACAATCTTAAAATAATAGATCAAAAATCAATGATATATAATTATTATAGCAAATAAGACAAATTGCAATTCTGCCTCTAAAAATAATCTGCCATTGTAAGTTAAGCTTGAAAATAGTTTTCACATAATCGATATGTGCTTGATTTATATTTAAGGCAAGTAATTATTGAATTTTCATCAAGTTAACAATGAGCTATAAATTGTTGAAAATTAATTCAATAGAAATGGTAAATACATCACCTTGAAAATATTATCATTGCATATAAAACAACCTATCACTATCAATTACTGACTCGGGTAATAACACAAAAAAAATAATTTATAAGTGAATATTTTTTTGCCTCATCACGTCAGAAACGATAGCATGCCCCTCCAGAAATCCAATGACAGTAATAAAAACCATAATAACGGAAGGCGCTAAGACGCTATTTATGCATTAACCTTTAGCAATCAGTTGCTGTAATACATTCACGATGATTGCACGACAGACAGGAAAATAGGAAAGTTTATGATGTCAGGAAAATACTCTGCGGAGACTCATCACGCCGCAAAAAAACGCTGGTTAGATTCTAATGATACTGGCTACCACAAAAGTATGGGTCGACGTCATATACAGATGATAGCTATCGGCGGTTCTATTGGCACTGGGCTGTTTTTAGGCACAGGTGCCCGCTTACAAATGGCTGGCCCGGCGCTGGCTTTGGTTTATCTCATATGCGGCGTTTTCTCGTTTTTTATTCTGAGAGCTCTCGGCGAATTAATTTTACATCGCCCTTCCAGTGGCAGCTTTGTTTCTTATGCAAGAGAGTTTTTAGGCGAAAAAGCGTCCTATGTTGCCGGATGGATGTATTTTCTCAACTGGGCAATGACTGGCATTGTTGATATCACCGCAGTGGCACTTTATATGCACTATTGGGGCAGCTTCTCTGATGTACCTCAGTGGTTATTTGCACTCGGTGCGCTATTCATTGTCGCGACCATGAATATGATTGGAGTGAAGTGGTTCGCCGAAATGGAGTTCTGGTTTGCTCTAATCAAAGTTGCCGCCATTGCCATATTTTTAGTCGTGGGGGTAGTCTTCCTTGGGACTGGGCAGAGTGTTGCAGGGCATCCTACCGGCATGCATCTCATCACAGATAATGGGGGATTATTCCCTCACGGATTATTGCCAGCACTGATATTGGTTCAAGGGGTCATATTCGCTTTCGCCGGCATTGAATTGATTGGCACGGCGGCAGGTGAATGCAAGGACCCGGAAAAAATGCTGCCAAAAGCAATTAATAGTGTTATTTGGCGTATCGGCCTATTTTATGTCGGCTCTGTGGTGCTATTAGTCTGTTTACTACCTTGGAATAGCTATCAGGCGGGTCAA comes from Yersinia mollaretii ATCC 43969 and encodes:
- a CDS encoding sensor histidine kinase, whose translation is MNNATSAGKQKVPLRLSTSITLMVSAVIISVLFVVHTLFFIQLSQMAQESLQNKAVAVARALSFSPTIINGLTDPVAGQKIQAYTSEVQKANDLLFIVITNMEGIRYSHPNPEMIGQHFIGNDLLPALQGKENSAINRGVLARALRIFIPVYAPQGKQIGVVAIGISLTSIDSVVNETRWTIPWTILFGALIGSLGTWFLVKALKRIMLGFEPYEISNLFEQRNAMLQSIKEGVIAVDADSRITVVNHEAKRLFKQSGPMENLLLSNASKYWPVRLYLQQVLETGIARRDEEINFNGSILLTNTVPVMVKGNVIGAIATFRDKTEVSQLMQRLTGMVHYADALRAQSHEFMNKLHVILGLLHMKYYQQLEDYIVKTSNNYQAEIGSLLRKIKSPVIAGFLLGKINRARDLGITLSISDDSLLPDTDNEQVTTTLITVLGNLIENAMEAIGSQSQREINVSFHYQNGRVHCVVSDDGPGISAELQDRIFDNGFSTKGNEHGIGLSLVRQSLESIGGDIEFDSEAGVFTQFFISLPYDITLNNMTSHNNMTFSNISSNNISAVNHD
- the dcuR gene encoding two-component system response regulator DcuR — its product is MINVLIVDDDAMVAELNKCYLNQVAGFNCCGSVSSLQQAREYLMAAEQPIDLVLLDVFMRQDNGLDLLPVLREFSVQTDVIVISSATDVNTIKKALQYGVVDYLIKPFQFSRFEEALSTYREKKSLLDQREYCAQEDVDSLLRRSNVIPAERKKLPKGLTSQTLRTVCEWIQEMQDGEFSTEQMANAIGISRVSCRKYLIYLSDTEVLSTKVLYGATGRPVYLYKRLPSQQEVLKQYCQ
- a CDS encoding 2-hydroxycarboxylate transporter family protein, producing MKKINQDTALASADKIDITDKSAAKKFILSINEMNINTMPMALFMTISAIVFISAYASYLPKNMIGGLAVIMTMGFVLSHIGRHIPVLKDIGGPAILCLMVPSVLVYFGIFQTNTLDTVHLLMKEANLLYFVIASLVVGSILGMNRVVLIQGMTRMFIPLVVGTITAVATGLLVGKLFGFTAYHTFFFIIVPIIGGGIGEGILPLSLAYSAILGQSPDIYVAQLAPAAVVGNIFAIICAGVLARIGMRRKDLNGEGMLIRSAKDNAVFTSQEGPKQADFQLMGGGLLMTCAFFIVGGLFEHIVHIPGPVLMILIAVMCKYAQVIPSKMEQGAHSWYKFVSTTLVWPLMIGLGMLYVPLESVVAVFSVGYVVVCGAVVLSMAAISFIIAPYLNMYPVEASIVTSCHSGLGGTGDVAILSASNRMSLMPFAQIATRIGGASTVIGATLLLGWIM
- the ansP gene encoding L-asparagine permease, whose product is MMSGKYSAETHHAAKKRWLDSNDTGYHKSMGRRHIQMIAIGGSIGTGLFLGTGARLQMAGPALALVYLICGVFSFFILRALGELILHRPSSGSFVSYAREFLGEKASYVAGWMYFLNWAMTGIVDITAVALYMHYWGSFSDVPQWLFALGALFIVATMNMIGVKWFAEMEFWFALIKVAAIAIFLVVGVVFLGTGQSVAGHPTGMHLITDNGGLFPHGLLPALILVQGVIFAFAGIELIGTAAGECKDPEKMLPKAINSVIWRIGLFYVGSVVLLVCLLPWNSYQAGQSPFVTFFSNLGVPYIGSIMNIVVLTAALSSLNSGLYSTGRILRSLSMGGSAPKFMSKMSPQSVPYAGILVTVGIYVLGVFLNYLVPSQVFEIVLNIASLGIISSWAFIIICQMKLRQAIKRGTAKPVSFKMPGAPVTSWLTLCFLFGVLVMMAFDYPNGTWTVATVPVIIVLLIVGWFSLRKRASEVAAAPIEVISQDASFHESEIHKKPQKELYKQESAG